A single window of Archangium gephyra DNA harbors:
- a CDS encoding type VI immunity family protein, which yields MPFSFGYASPVLVAPNYWWYAARGAVRALRDRYPGLDVYDLEETSRRLGTRAPWRLLAHLPRPASARPARRTREPAAAASLPGSVLPLAG from the coding sequence CTGCCCTTCAGCTTCGGCTACGCCAGCCCCGTTCTCGTCGCGCCAAACTATTGGTGGTACGCAGCTCGCGGCGCGGTTCGAGCACTACGAGACCGCTACCCGGGATTGGATGTCTACGACCTCGAGGAGACCAGCCGGCGCCTCGGAACCCGCGCGCCGTGGCGTCTACTGGCTCACCTTCCTCGGCCAGCCTCTGCTCGGCCAGCTCGGCGGACTCGAGAGCCTGCGGCAGCGGCTTCCCTTCCCGGAAGTGTCCTTCCACTCGCTGGATGA